The DNA segment CTCCTCACTTCCGTCAAAGTTTTTGCAATCCAAGCATCTGCAGTTCTCGGAGCAAAGAATGTTGGCTTGAAAGCACTCGCAATACTTCTTAAGGCATCCTGATTTCTTGCAGTGGCACCCTTTGTTATGTTTCCCTAACAACACAACTTCACCAATCTCCTCCTGCAAAAGACACATCAACAGTTTAAGCATCTCACTATGTAAATGCTTTTATTTATCAGTAACGTTGTTAATCCTCAAAACAACGTACCCTTTTATCCCTAACACCATGTGGACTGCTAGCAATTTTTGGTCTGAAAGCATTTGGATTCCGCTCCAGAGTTGCTTCAACAGCATCTCGTCTTGCAGGTTCGTTGTCAACGTTGTTGAAACAATTGACACAGTTACAACCATCACAATATGTTCCGGACGCAAAGCATTCACAGTACCTGTAAAGATACAGCAGAGTTTAAGTCTACGAAGGTTAAAAAGACTAAAGCACAACCAGAATCTGCAATTCAAAAATCTACAATTAAGGACATATAAAGGGAATGGTATGAACATGCAATAGCTTGAGTAGTCAATTTAACCAGACTAACATGTTAGCACACAAAGAAACTACAAACATAACAAGTTTTTGATAAATGCTAATCTCTAAGCATGAATAGGAAGAAGACATACAGTTTCAAGCAGCGGGAGTGTTTACAGTTACACTGCTTCTTCTTTTGAGGGGTTCCATCTCTACCTTCCACAATAGGCCTTGCTCTAGATATTGGAGATTCCGGctttctgtaaaaaaaaaaagcaaaaaaaagaagaaaaggttgaaaatttcgaaaaaatcatTGAGGTAATATGAAAGGTGAATAAGAGTGTACTAAGAAAGCTTTAATTATTGGATATGTTAAAGATTCAAAAGGTTGAAGATTTAAATCAAATTTCTGCAAATTCAATCACTAAAAGTTTGGATTtttcacaaaaacaaaaaaaatcaaacttctgCAAATTCAAAACATTTATCGAAGGAGGAAGCAAAAGGAATCAACTAGACAAAAAAACTTACGGATGCCTAATTGGCGCGTTAACGATTTGTGACTGTGAAGGCGAATTAGTCGCCACCACTGGCACCGTCGGTCGTACCACCGGATGAAGCCGCGACGCCATCGTCGTCGTAATCGGTGAAGAAGAAACGGACGGAGTGGCGATTGTCTTAACCACCGTAGCAACGACAGTAGGAGGAGCTGGTTTAGACAGTGAATGTTCAGCGGAGCCACCAGTGAAGTCGAGTTGCCTCGCTGGCGTCTTCGCCGGGAAACCAGACTCATCAGTTACACCTTCCTTTTTTGGCGGGAattctcctcctccgccgcctcCTTCACCCATCTCCACAATTTTCGAATCTCCAAAAGGAACCCAGAAAGTTTCCTTTTCTACAAAATTGACACAGATCAGCTCAAAGTAACACGCAGAGAAAACCCAGATCCGTATCCCCCACGACGGAGCGCGGAAAAAGAATCAGAACCGATTCGCCGGCGGCTGTTAAAGCTCGGGACTTTGAATTTGATCCGCGTATAGAGAGGGAGAAAGTGATAAGCtttgggagagagagagattggggAGAATTAGGGTTTCTATTGGGGTTTTAGCTCACGAAGACGATGACGACGAAGCAGAAGAAGGAGAAGCCCCCCTCAATAAGACACTTTCGGTTTtgttcttccttcttcttcttccacacaGCATCTCTCCTCCCTCTTTCTAACATGTTTTGAAATTtcaattttcttaaattatattcGACGGTTAGATTTACCCGGCGTTTTGATCGTACGGTTTGTGTTATATTACACTGATCCAACGGTTTAAATTCATAAAAGCTTTATGTTTCGCCGTCTTTCCACCGTTCGATCGTCTCTGAATAAAAAAACTATCTAAAAGACCTTTAAAATGTGCGTGTTTTAGATGCCTACCAATTGTGAACCGACACGTAGGCAGACTAGTCGTCACTCTTACCGTCGAGTTTTGGAAGTAGGAAAAAGAAGAGCAGTATTTTGATTTCTTTCcggaacttttttttttgcataaagAGCACAAAACTTCGCTAAACGTTCAAATTTAGCACAAAAGAATCTAAGGTGTAATACAAAGGTcgctttgatttgattttcaGGGAAAATTTTTGACTGTCTAAACCATGTTCCCCAAGACATACACACTGTTCTGGTATCAGTAACCGTTTCTCATCCTGTCTCTGTCGCCACCACGCTGATCCTCTCTCCCTCCTCTCTCTAAGTAACTATCACGGCGGTAATCTCTTAGCGGTGGTGGAGGCCCTCTCATTGGCGGTGATCTGCTCCTCTCTCTTGAATGTCGTCCCCATCCGCCACCACGAGGTGGACTGAGAGGTGGTCGTCTCTCATAGTGAGGTTCCGGGACCCAGTCAGATGCTAATCTTCTGCTAGGAGGATACTCAAGGTTTGAGTAACGCAGACGGTCTCCTCCTTCTCTGTCTCTGTCTCTGTCTCTCCATGTGGGATGGTCAAGTCTTGGAGGCGGGTAGTCTCTAAGGTAGCCACGTGGAGGAGACCTGTAGCCATTAAAGTCTCTTCTTGGGGAGAGATTCAtgggaggaggaagaagacgaggaGGTGCAGGAGTATTGGCAGGTGCATAGCGACGCCTCTTGCACTTGAAACACACTTCTCGTCTCGCAAAGTTCAAGTTCCTACATCTGTATTCATAACCAAAAGCCATATACAAATGAAAACTAGAAGTTTCTGTAGATTGTAAAGACATGGGATAAACAAACTTCTCAGGTGTTGTAATTCATAGCCAAGGATACTACTTACAGTGGATCTAGACAGTACCAATCTCCATCTCTTGGTTGCACCTTTGGATGATTATTGTTTCTGCCAATGCCATCGCTTCTAAAAGAGCGGCCATGAGCAGGTTCAGGCCCATCAAAGCGACGAGATCCAGCTCCAACTCTAGCATGGGGTGGTGAATAGTCTCTGTGTCTCCCAGATGACTCCCTTCTACTGCTGAACTCTCGGCCACCACGAAGTAGAGCTCCTGAATGATTAAGATCAGAGCCGTGTCGGTGGTGATCTTCATATGGACGACGGAGTGGTGAGCTAGAACTTGCACGAGTTCTATGTCCTAAacataaaaagaagaagatgccaAGCAGAAGGAGACGGGGTAAGAACAATAGAAAACAGTGAAGTGCTGACAATGTGAAATGACAAGCTCGTTGGTGCCTCAACGTATACACTACACCAAACAAAACATGCAAGAGAAAAAGCTATGTTGTTATGCATCTGTAGCAGTGTTAACATCTCAAGAATACAAGTGTAACTGATTCTATCACCTGTAGCAAAACAAGATTCTATcaccaagagaaaaaaaaaaaagcacatGGGGCATTGTCAAAAACAAGTTGTATACAAAAGAATCTCAAAACAGAAACTTGACACAATCAGACTAACATTCTCAATACACGACATACAGACAAAACCCTGCTTAGTTTTCTACACTCCCAAAATTCAGAAACCGAAACTATATGGGATGTGATGTAATAATTGTGGAGGAGATACGAACCATTGTCACTCTTATGACGATCCGAGCGGGGGAATGAGGGCCGGTCGCGAGAGTCATCTTCGGCGGCGGCGTGGCGGTCGCCTTCTCCGTCGTTGCTTCCGGACGGACGCACGACGAGACTGCTGATGTGAAGCGGGTGATGCTGCAGCGTCTGATGCTCTCTTTCGTTTGACCCCATTTCTCTCCGATTCTCTCAAGGCCTGGTTCCCCTCAAGAAAAAAAACCCTAAAGGGTGTGTAGAGCTGCAAACTGTTGTTAATTTATC comes from the Brassica rapa cultivar Chiifu-401-42 chromosome A01, CAAS_Brap_v3.01, whole genome shotgun sequence genome and includes:
- the LOC103853943 gene encoding uncharacterized protein LOC103853943 isoform X1, which translates into the protein MGSNEREHQTLQHHPLHISSLVVRPSGSNDGEGDRHAAAEDDSRDRPSFPRSDRHKSDNVYTLRHQRACHFTLSALHCFLLFLPRLLLLGIFFFLCLGHRTRASSSSPLRRPYEDHHRHGSDLNHSGALLRGGREFSSRRESSGRHRDYSPPHARVGAGSRRFDGPEPAHGRSFRSDGIGRNNNHPKVQPRDGDWYCLDPLCRNLNFARREVCFKCKRRRYAPANTPAPPRLLPPPMNLSPRRDFNGYRSPPRGYLRDYPPPRLDHPTWRDRDRDREGGDRLRYSNLEYPPSRRLASDWVPEPHYERRPPLSPPRGGGWGRHSRERSRSPPMRGPPPPLRDYRRDSYLERGGREDQRGGDRDRMRNGY
- the LOC103853943 gene encoding uncharacterized protein LOC103853943 isoform X2 — encoded protein: MGSNEREHQTLQHHPLHISSLVVRPSGSNDGEGDRHAAAEDDSRDRPSFPRSDRHKSDNGHRTRASSSSPLRRPYEDHHRHGSDLNHSGALLRGGREFSSRRESSGRHRDYSPPHARVGAGSRRFDGPEPAHGRSFRSDGIGRNNNHPKVQPRDGDWYCLDPLCRNLNFARREVCFKCKRRRYAPANTPAPPRLLPPPMNLSPRRDFNGYRSPPRGYLRDYPPPRLDHPTWRDRDRDREGGDRLRYSNLEYPPSRRLASDWVPEPHYERRPPLSPPRGGGWGRHSRERSRSPPMRGPPPPLRDYRRDSYLERGGREDQRGGDRDRMRNGY